From the Pyrenophora tritici-repentis strain M4 chromosome 5, whole genome shotgun sequence genome, the window gcaaggcaagctggatttttcaacacggctggcgtgtctggaaggagggtactcaccacccagatgagttgtactttgtgtgcaagtactgtcatattcataagctacctaatggtgtacaccgagtaacgaagtcaaccactgccgccaacgggcacctccagcttgataaacctggtcatcggctcagcaaagacggtccaatcctaagcaaacctctccgcaaacatggacaacaatcacttcgtcaggcagctctaagcggtgtcaaatttagtctagaggcgtacaagactataggaaacttcgacgtacaagaatttcggcaagcagctgcgctctggctggtcgacaacaacagaccactccgcgagtttgagacgccggcttttcgcaagatgatcaggcttgctaatcctgaggcagaggcggcgttatggaggtctcataacagcgtgtcagcgttcgtgatgaggttgtacagttggctacgacctcaggtggtgcgcgcgttggctgaagccgagagcaaggtacatataagcttcgatgggtggacgacaaaaggcggcaaacgtggcttcttttctgtagttgctcactacgccaacagtaagggcgcgatagttgacctacccatcgcgctgccgcagctggtgggtgcccacactggtgaggcgatagctgacgctgtaaccaaaatcctgcaatccttcagcattaatcgcagcaaactcggctactttgtgctcgataacgcttacaataacgacaccgctgttaacaaactcgccgcgatgtaccacttttctgcctccgatcgccgcctccgctgcgcttgccacatacttaaccttgttggccaaacgattatgttcgggagggatgctgacgcgtataacaacgccctggagaacacaaagatggaggatttttacatgaaggagtggcggaaagaaggaccgcttggcgtgtatcttgatattatcaactacatcaacacgccgaagcagtggagtatttttgaagattgccaacgcgaggcagttaacagcatgcccacaggcgccagcggcggcactcgcgagccaattaagccgtgtgttacacgttggaacagctattacgactgctttaagcgcggagttcagctccaacaagctatcaacgcatacgccacgtaccacattcgcgagactgaacaggctgacgaacaggcagctattagaggaaacaagctgcctgatgtgccgcggtggatgaggtcagacggccttacggcggctgactgggcggtgattactgagtacatggcgatactgcagccgctcaagtttgctacagatcgcctccaaggccgcggcaagtgtggccgttttggcgcactctacgaggtcatcccagtatttgagagtgtgataactgagctggatgcacgccttcggccatacgaatcggtcaaccacgagccatctgaggcgcccgaagatcacatcccgatcaacctgcgagccgcgaggcgaaaagcgagcaattactttactaagatcctccaaagtcccatttactacgcagctacggcactacatccacgatataaaacatactctaagcgcttctggcgcgacaaacctacacaattgagcaccgcgcacgcgaagtttctgcgggtttgggctgcctacaagcctgccgctgctgccacaacaccaacccctgcgccaaaacctaccatgagcagctttgacgacgctatcgacgctatactagatgaggacggcgagcatacattggaggtggaggatgagtacgatagctggttaaaagagcctatgtggacgtctgatcaacacaaggagggtccaacagctgtacagtactggttatcgttgaagccgaagtatccacatctttcacgattggcgatcgacgtgttgactatacccgcctccagctctgattgtgagcgcgtttttgcgggaactggcgatataattgagccacaaaggcggaaaattggcgcgcagttactggctgctttggtgtgcttgcaacggtggactcgtgcaggttttacaacaccaagcacgacaacagcagcaaagcatactgatgaggagctcacggaagagtttgcgataggaacgtgggaagagccgcctgcagaattgtcatagaaacgtcccttcagaaccttaagtctatcaatattcaatcaatcaaccaaccaaaaattggctcttcagtctcatcaactcaaacaaacaaactgtagccctaagaaatgagccagtcaatcaacatctacgcctcaaatgttggttgttttgtttgttgacttctCTGGTTTCAACCCTGGTGGAGTCGATTGGAAGGAGGTCACGTGGGCAGCGGTAGATCTTATTATAGTGTGCTGGAGAGACTGTATACTTCTGAAAAGCCTGTACTGTACGAAAGGCTTTAGGTTTTCTCAGACAAAGCGGACAACCGAGTCCAGGCTTAATTCCGTCAATCACGTGGCTCCCTCCAAGCGAGAGAAGGCTATCCTCAAGCGGCGACCAATCTACTAGGCTATGCTCCACGTTACCCTAAGAGTGCGTAGCAGTGACTAGTAGCCAGCTATCTAAATTATCGAGAGACGTGGTCGGCGTTCCGGAATAAGGAGACTAACCATATACCAACAAGTAAGTAGAGCTCGAAGGTATAAGTGCTAGGATGGTATAGATCGCATGATCTTTATCATACAGTTAAACAATATGTAGATATCATCGCGGTTCATGCCTAGACAGCACCTTCCACTTTCCAGATAGTTCAGCAGAGCTTAAGGCGCACTAAACTTTCCTCAGCATCCCTCTCCTATAGGGAGACTTAAAGCGCTAAGTAGCTTATAATTTATCAACTTACAATGTTACTAAAAAGTCTAGGTAGATAGAAAGTTTCGCCGGCATCTCTTGCATATCTAATCACCCACACTCACCGCAGTGGCCTTTTCCGCCTTTGTTACATTATCATAGGGCTTTTGCTGTAGAGGCTTCTTATGCGTACGGCTCGCCATATGTGCGTTTAAAGCGTACTCGCCCCACGGAGCCCAGTTCTGCCGAACTAGGCCCTACCCAGCTCAACGTCAATTCCATCTACCCACACGATTTGTATCGTAAATTGACCACGCAAACACGTAGAATATTATATATTCGTTAAAGCCACTGATTAAGAGGTATCTTCCAGTGTATAAGATGCATTACTGGTGCCTGTTGACTTGGTGTTGAGGCCTCTGCAGAGGCAGGTGTTGGCTGCTGGGTGGCATCTCGGAGGCGCCGTCTCGTCTCCCTCACAGCCTCACGTACAGCCTTTTGCTCAGCGATTTTAGCTTTTTGAAATACGGCCTCTCGCGAACCTCTAGCTGTAACTACACCTCCTTTCTGAATCGTTAATCGCGAGTTGTCCTGGCGCTGAGCCCTCTCGCGGGCAGCAATTTTAGTCTTGGCAAGCTCACGAGTCGCGAGATCGTAGTTCAAACCTAGTACAACTGACGCCCTAGCAAGTCGCGCAGCCCGATTACTTAGTATATGCTCAGTATAATTACAGAGCTCTTGCGTTTTACCAGCGTACGCAACAAAGGAGCGAGGAGTTGTAGGCGTAGGCGTCTCGGAGGCTTGAAAGAGATAGCTCATTTCCTCGGGTGTTGACACCCTCCGTGGGCGCGTGAGCTTATA encodes:
- a CDS encoding Dimer-Tnp-hAT multi-domain protein, translated to MPSIPAKRKPEAAEEADTPFKRAQRTRKPTLKALLGDGSQPTQPIELPESTPDPPTEPPTQVIEPPTRAIEPPCKPVQQPEERPRRASPLPILAASQASRLTDEPAWESQLMFDKPEDSIVQPLAFSSAATEASVEEDSAVSVDFRDFEGVDWSRLKGFVAPLSTPRGKASWIFQHGWRVWKEGTHHPDELYFVCKYCHIHKLPNGVHRVTKSTTAANGHLQLDKPGHRLSKDGPILSKPLRKHGQQSLRQAALSGVKFSLEAYKTIGNFDVQEFRQAAALWLVDNNRPLREFETPAFRKMIRLANPEAEAALWRSHNSVSAFVMRLYSWLRPQVVRALAEAESKVHISFDGWTTKGGKRGFFSVVAHYANSKGAIVDLPIALPQLVGAHTGEAIADAVTKILQSFSINRSKLGYFVLDNAYNNDTAVNKLAAMYHFSASDRRLRCACHILNLVGQTIMFGRDADAYNNALENTKMEDFYMKEWRKEGPLGVYLDIINYINTPKQWSIFEDCQREAVNSMPTGASGGTREPIKPCVTRWNSYYDCFKRGVQLQQAINAYATYHIRETEQADEQAAIRGNKLPDVPRWMRSDGLTAADWAVITEYMAILQPLKFATDRLQGRGKCGRFGALYEVIPVFESVITELDARLRPYESVNHEPSEAPEDHIPINLRAARRKASNYFTKILQSPIYYAATALHPRYKTYSKRFWRDKPTQLSTAHAKFLRVWAAYKPAAAATTPTPAPKPTMSSFDDAIDAILDEDGEHTLEVEDEYDSWLKEPMWTSDQHKEGPTAVQYWLSLKPKYPHLSRLAIDVLTIPASSSDCERVFAGTGDIIEPQRRKIGAQLLAALVCLQRWTRAGFTTPSTTTAAKHTDEELTEEFAIGTWEEPPAELS